A single region of the Candidatus Binatia bacterium genome encodes:
- a CDS encoding creatininase family protein, whose amino-acid sequence MSRAVCFWPVSALEVHGPHLPLGMDLFMARWMAAEAGRRFAAAHRDWTVVQLPPLPLGTDELPLAGSMEVTQRNLYAALLAHARSLVRAGFRYIVVTNGHGGPRHAAALEAACRRISKRHRVQMFSPSVLVLHRLITGQRTQEVERRLGRALTEPETTGLRGGEHAGTLETSFMLAEEPELVDAKYRVLGPVRPPIFAPLERMGAFLASWWEGLGRDAARLRLTTEGLAGGVGWLLNARYGYGGPVVSYQGDPSVASAELGAAFRDVMAADCLEIVEAVTSGTVRAQDVRSIASDPVVIQPGFWAKIGLGVAALLVLLML is encoded by the coding sequence TTTCTGGCCGGTGAGCGCTCTTGAGGTGCACGGACCGCATTTACCATTGGGAATGGATCTCTTCATGGCACGCTGGATGGCGGCGGAGGCCGGCAGGCGGTTCGCCGCTGCGCATCGCGACTGGACGGTGGTTCAGCTCCCCCCCCTGCCACTGGGCACCGACGAGTTGCCTCTGGCGGGGTCGATGGAGGTAACGCAGCGGAACCTCTACGCCGCCCTGCTGGCCCACGCTCGTTCGCTGGTGCGTGCGGGGTTTCGGTATATCGTGGTGACTAACGGCCACGGTGGTCCTCGCCACGCCGCGGCATTAGAGGCGGCTTGTCGTCGCATCAGCAAACGCCACCGAGTGCAGATGTTCTCGCCTTCCGTGCTCGTGCTTCATCGTCTGATAACCGGCCAAAGGACGCAGGAGGTTGAGCGGCGACTCGGCCGGGCACTGACCGAACCCGAGACGACCGGCTTGCGTGGGGGCGAGCACGCTGGGACTCTGGAAACCTCGTTCATGCTTGCGGAGGAACCTGAACTTGTGGACGCCAAATACCGGGTGTTGGGCCCCGTCCGTCCGCCGATCTTTGCGCCATTGGAACGTATGGGTGCTTTCCTGGCGTCCTGGTGGGAAGGGTTGGGTCGTGATGCCGCGAGGTTGCGGTTGACCACGGAGGGTCTTGCCGGTGGGGTGGGTTGGCTATTGAACGCGCGCTACGGTTACGGCGGTCCGGTGGTGAGTTATCAGGGCGACCCGTCCGTCGCTTCGGCGGAACTCGGGGCGGCGTTCCGTGACGTCATGGCGGCGGACTGCTTGGAGATCGTCGAGGCCGTTACTTCCGGAACCGTGCGGGCTCAGGATGTTCGAAGCATCGCTTCCGATCCGGTCGTGATCCAACCGGGCTTCTGGGCAAAGATCGGCCTTGGCGTAGCGGCGTTGCTGGTCTTGCTGATGTTGTAA